Within Quercus lobata isolate SW786 chromosome 5, ValleyOak3.0 Primary Assembly, whole genome shotgun sequence, the genomic segment CTTAGTGAGTAAATTACATTACAATCATCTTAATTTCTTGATATGTTTCATGATATTGAGAAACACTTCATCCTTGTTTGAGATATTACAACTTCTCTTACAGCAATGAGGAGACAAATAGTCAAATACTTCATCCCTGTTAATTGATACTCTTCTTTCGGCTTATGGTTATGGGTGGAGATAGTTATTGCACTTGTAACTTTCAATtggcaaaatatatattttttttttattgtcagcagtttttttttttttttaaagaaaaaagaaattactaaatttattacaaaatatgTTTACATCATACATGATaataatgaatgtgattggtaAATTAAACAACCTaattaatgaatatttaaattaatttattgttattgatGGCACATCAGTTTGTatataaatcttaaataataaaatttgtaacattttttttaattgaaatttgtaaCATCCTAAATATCACTCTTAGTTTTTTAGCttcatttttcacttttcaatgGTGTCACATTCCAAAGTTTTGACAACTATATTCagatttaaaaacaataaatttagaTACTATATACATTGTTTAAATTTGAGATTCCTCCTAAATCTTTCCTAgttataaaacttaaaaatctcAATCActagtattataaaaatattaacttaTTTCTTCTGTTAATATAGGTTGGAGTTTTGTTGTTAATCCACCCAACAAGTgatgtaattttgaaaaaaaaaaaaagggggaaaaatatacaatgttattttttttaagtgagttAATGAAGTAAATATGATGAATCATAATCGAGAACGGAGATTGATGCTTGCATTATAATAATCAAGTGAGATCAAATGAACAATTAATTGATTTGGAAATGATTCCAacttaaaaaatgtgaaatgtATTCGAAGCAAAACATTACACTtgtttggtgaaaaaaaaaaggaaaaagttatgaaaatatCAATAAATTAAGCGACACAAAattttgtcttgtttttttCATCATCTTGTTGAAAAAGttgtggaaaaaaattatgacaaaaattatgtacattaactttatggatatattattattagtcaTGGACTTCGAATGATGTTTATAATTCATAGACTTTTTCTAGTCGAATATATTcttaatttcaacaaataataataataacgcccttttttttataagattaaTAACAAAGGCTTAGTTGAATAAATTCTTCaccaaagaaattaaaagtctatttgattttcttgcaggctttaactttttaatttcttttgtttgtttggtaatTAGAAGTGGGTAAAAGTATTAAACTTATCTTATCAAGCTAAGTTTTTCAAACTTGTTCCTTTCTGTTAATGGACAAACTCatattcaaagttcaaactccTTCATTTTTAATGTCACACTTCTTAGAGAAACCTATCACATTGTCAATCCTCATCTCTTATGGTGCTTCAATTTATGTCATTCTTGACCATTTTCTATATAGGACAATCAAATTGGCCTTGAAAATTGAGGGGGTGTTAGTTACATGTGTTtgaaaatgtgtaaaaatacgtgtaatgttatttaaaaactgaaaatatgtgtttaatcAAGTCTACCAAACAAcccctgaatttttttttttttttttttttcaatgcttTGAAAGTCTTGAACATACCCAAATCTCTTGCCTTTGGTCTCCATATATAATAAATCTTGTAGAAGtcggtttttgaattttcacacctaattaaatatcaaaattaattttagaaaaataatatgtttacaacttttttacaacaaatcataagtggcaagttgttactaattgttattgttagggcaaaaaagtaatcttagctttagtttgaaatttgaaccaataataaataaccacttatgatttgttttaaaaatatcgTAGACGGAGCATCCCtcttaattttattacaataaagtACATTTGACCTAAACACGTGTAGATTCTGCCACACGTGTCAACACTTAACATAGGTGCTGTGGCAAGATCATGACACGTGGCACGCTCATGCCCGTATCAGTGGTTGACTAAAACAAAGTGGCTTGGCGGtaggaaaaaaacaaagcagtggaaaatgaaaataacaagTGTCAgatagattatcaaaataaaaataagtggtCCGGTAAAGTTTTGAAGAGGTGAATAAGAGACCCcaaaatcaatttctatttataccaaaaatcaattaatattttgatttaataataaaaaaaattattattaagagcAGATCCATAAGCTGAAATACTCTcttaaaagaacaaaaaatgcctgatagattattaaaaaaaaaaaaaagttcctgaTAAAAACAAGAAATGTAGGTAACCGTCTTGACTAGATGACACGTCAGGTGGGGAACCTACAAAAATAGTTAATAGTATGAGATTGTGATGTCCAACTCTAAGCTGACTCAGAAATGACGAAAAGATTGCTCAAATGGGCCCCTTAAAGATTATAAttatcaaagaaacaaaaacgaTTAGCTAACTAATGAGACACTTGCATGAAAAATATCTTTGAGTAGTACTACCGAGTACCGACACAACAGTAGTTCAATGAAAAACTATAGCTTACAATTTActgtaaaattattataaaaatgttataattataaaatttatttaaaatctctTAATTATACTTACACTTAGAGTATTTACATCagataatacaaaaaaaaaaaaaaggcttgatTTTACAAGTTTATGTTCCAAAATTACTTATATCAATCAAATCAAAGGtaagtaaaatttgtaaaattattacaatatcgtttaaatttatattgatattatttattttgtatttattatataaaataaataaaaaatatttgaataaaatagaTTGTAATAGATAATATagttttggaaaaataattgttaaaagtataaataaaataagcttttatactaaaataaatatagagaaattttcaatcaaatttaCACACCCACAATATctcctattatttttattttttgtttataggaAATTATCTCCCTTTGTGTCCGTCCGTTGCCAACTTGAATGGGAGTTCCTTCTGTTTCCAACTTTGtctaactttcttatttaactTTGTTGTAAGATAAACGTTTATCAATATCATAAATTATCTAATATATATTggaattaataaataaaaaaaagaaaaaaaaaaaagaaaggaatttaAATTTTCAGGTAAGGACTCGGGACATTCCAATTCTCAGGGAAGGACTCTCCGGCCAATTATAAATACCAACCACTTATCACACCCACAATGCCACCAAAACTCATATTCTTAAAACTTATCTCTTagatttctctcatttttgctttatttttgaGTCAGGATGACTATTCTCATTGAGCAGCCtgaatttggtaatttttttcttactgtttttttttttcactgcttCTTGTTTATAATCTCACTGTtcatccttttttatttttaaatatttaaattctgAGTTTAGTTTACTTTTCTAAATAggctttgaaaattttcttcctttgtagttcttttaatttttttttaataaatcctACACAgcattctttatttttgttgaaaagaattctttattttacttggtattttagttaaaattttgatatctgGATATGCcatgattttatgatttttatcaaaataaaattgactggTTATGTTTAAATAGAAAACCCATATATAATTTCCACACACTGTTTAAAATTGACTTTGGTTAAATCACACAGGAGTTGAAGCTGAGGAAACGAAGGTCCCTGTTGATGAAAAAGAATTGGTGTTGGATGGTGGATTTGTTGTTCCACAGATCAATTCATTTGGCCACACCTTTAGGTTTGCTcctttttcattaattttatttttttttaaaccccacaaaacaaaaaactggaACTGCAATTTTCTAGCCTATTGAGCCCCGagatctataatatatatatatatatatatatattttttttttatataatcacTGAAAATAAAAGTGTTCTATAAATTATCTGTAATCTGCAATTCTGCATGTAGATCATGTTTATGAGCAAAACTATCTAAATATTGTGTTGGACATAGGTTTGTGAGAATACGTATCTTGGCTCTTGGTCTAAGGTCAAAAGCAGTGGTTGTTCTTATCTAATCATTCAGCACAGAACTTTGATACGGGCTTAAATGATAGGCTTCACTATTGAACACAAAAAGGCCGAGCAGCACTTTTATCTTCTGTTTGAAAGCCAAGCCAATAAATTATTAGGGgcttgagatttaaaaaaaaaaaaaatttggataagGGTATGGGACTTTGGACTTGGTGTGGGCTCTAAATATATAAGGGAGATTCATATTTTCCGGCAAATATAATAAGCTCATTTACTTTTCTCCTGGTCATAGGTTTCTCGTGATCTCTATTcacttattttgttattttgacagtttgaaatttccaaaacatgatattcaaatcttgattgAGAGATTGGCAGTGATATttccttttgtgtttttttgacAATAAAATAGCAGGAATGATCAGTGAGTTAGATTAAGATACATGATCCGAAGACTTAAACAAAAATGTAGATCATGTAGGGAGTGATCAgcagttgttattattattttttttttttttcagttattATTATGATTGTTCTTCTTGATCttgtctctctcttcttcttttttgtgtgtaaattgttgaaatttatGATGTTGTCAAAAGTTATGGTAATTGTTACGATCCAAATCTGGGCCTGTATTTGTTCTCTGATTTGGTCCATAAGGCCTTTTGAGATGGTATTACTGTATAAGACCAGTTTCAAGCCTGAGGCCCTGGCCATTAAGCTTTAAACCTATCCTGCTAAGCCTTGGACTCTAGTGTCATGCTTATCCTCTGTtacttcaacaacaacaacaaccaaaaaaaaaaaaaaaaaatttaaatttaaatttttattaaaaaagaaatcgttcactttttttgcccttttggaaaaattttgtatCGATTTCTGTTGAAGAACTCGATAACTTTTTTCTCTCATAATAGTTCAAAAACTACTAGATACTTTTATAACTTACcagaaaaatttttaaaaataaaaataagatacCTTGAGTTCATAATTTTGATGCATCCTCATTTATTGTAACAATACTATGGGAACACACCGAATTACTTGTGTAATCACTAGATATAtaatccaaatttaaaaaatagtgaGCCTATATAATCACTAGTGGAAAGTGTCCATTACTTAAATCAGCTAGTTATgaatttgtcactaaatttattgaatttattagCCAAAGAGGTCATAATTTcctaattatataaaatgaaaaaccatAGTGAATTATTTTTCGTGGCCTAATTTCAATCCTTGTCACTTCCATCCTAGAAGTAGGACAAAGCCCAATTAACGTCAGCTGTCATAACATGATTCACATCAGGCTTTAGATCTAGGCAATAGTGCTGCTCATGTGCATGTCATGTCatgtgatcatttttttttttgactgaacaaggtaatttttttttttaatgaaattgagtGAAAgagttatataattataatcacCCTTTTGCCTATTAACAGTAGTCTTTATCTTagaaatttcactatttttgGTTAATGATTAATGTAGTTCTAATCTTGTGCACAAATGCAATATAGGGACTATGATGCTGAAAGTGAGAGACGGCAGGGCGTGGAGAACTTCTACCATACCAATCACATTCACCAGACTTATGACTTTGTATGCAACTTACCCTTGCATTACATTTACTTCATACCCATGTCACAACTTTCTTAGGAATTGAAATTTGTATAAACGTTGTGTTTATAAGTAATCATGTAACTACAGGTTAAGAAGATGAGAGAACAGTATGGAAAATTGGACAGGGTGGAGATGAGCATATGGGAATGTTGTGAACTTCTTAATGAAGTTGTTGACGAGAGTGACCCGGACTTGGACGAGCCCCAAATTGAGCATTTGTTGCAAACCGCTGAAGCCATTAGAAGGGACTATCCTGATGAAGATTGGCTACACCTCACTGGCCTTATCCATGGTATTTATCCTGCTATGATTAGACATTTCGGTTTGTGTTACGTTTATAGCTAGGACCACATATGATACATCGTTATTTatcctcaaaataaataaataattaaatattcaaatcaccaaaaaaaaaaaaaaaaatgctagaaataaATATTACCATGGTAGGCGCAGTGCAGTTTTTGGTAAGCAACTATAATACCCTTGGTAAAAATGTTTCCTTTTTTAATGAAGCAAGACAGACTTATTCATGACCAGGACTGACTTGAAATTTATTCATCTACTTAAGCTAAGACTTTGGAATGCCTTTGGCTTGGGGTTCTTGGGCAACTTTCATATGCAATAGATAACCATTGTTTAGATTTCACACTATGAATGGTGGAAATGAATATATGTGGCCAATTCTATTGAGCATCCATAGCTGCCTCAAGAATTCTGGaactaaggcttggttgttaTTGCTGTTATTTAGAGTGAATAATAGGAGCTATCATCTAATTTGGTTCCTGCTTGTGTTCTAGATCTTGGAAAGGTGCTTCTTCTTCCTAGCTTTGGGGAACTTCCACAATGGGCTGTTGTTGGTGAGTATTGCGTTTGACTATAGGAATATATGATACTAAGAAAATAGAATACCATTCCAATTTGCCAATCTTAGTTACACAATCTCAAATCCGTTATGCAGGGGACACATTCCCAGTCGGCTGTGCTTATGATGAATCAATTGTCCATCACAAGGTAGCTTTTTCCACAAATTTTACCCTTCAAGAGATACATGGTTACAAAGCTTTTGACTAAAAATTTACGAAACATTCTAGTCTTTGGTGGATCAAAGTTCAAACATCTGACCTAATGTTACATTCTGACCACAGTATTTCAAGGAAAATCCAGACCACTACAATCCTGCTTACAATACTAAATATGGAGTTTACTCTGAGGGATGTGGACTCAACAATGTAATGATGTCATGGGGACACGATGACTACATGTATTTGGTACATCTTTGAACtctaaaaaattagtttaaatttcattatataCATGAAAATCAATGTATTATTCATAAACTAGAATGAAAGAATCTGTAACTTTGGTATGTCATTGTCAGGTGGCCAAGGAAAATAAGACCACTCTACCTTCAGCAGGTCTTTTCGTCATCAGATACCACTCATTCTATGGTAAGTAGGAAATATGGACAAATGCTATAAGTATAAGCTCCCCATTTACATGAAATATGCCCtattttcttattaaatgaTCTAATGGAAATATTTGATATTGCAGCCTTACATAGATCGGGGGCATATAAGCACTTAATGAATGAGGAGGATGTTGAGAATCTGAAATGGCTTCAAATATTCAAGTAAGACTCTATTTGGATGATGAATGATTGTCACTTTCTCCTTAAATTATAAATACTAAATGtcaatttctcttttcttgttcttttaatGTAGCAAATATGACCTCTATAGCAAGAGCAAAGTTCGAATTGATGTTGAGAAGGTCAAGCCATACTATATCTCTCTGATTGAAAAGGTGAGTATTATTTGAAGATTACAAGTTTCTTTATCAGCTCAATTACTGGTTTCTTATTTGTTCTATGGGTTAACTTGTTACAGTACTTCCCTGTGAAGCTAAAATGGTGAAAAGTTGAGAGCTTTGAAGTTTGATGAGTCGATGCATGACAGTGATTTGCTTCTAGCTAGCGATTGAAGAAGAGATGATCTTACTTTTTGAGATGATGTATATTTCCTATGTTTGGTAATTAATATGTTGTATTAATAAAAGGCAATAGTTGTGCTCTGTGCAGTTCTACTTTTTTACCttataataatctttttttgataatattgtGCAGTTCTACTTTTATTGCCCTTTAATAATCTCTGTTGACAATATTGTATTAATAAATGcgcataaaaattttcttgtctGGATCAAAAATGTCTGGGATATTGATGTGAAATGTGTTCCCATGCTTAAGCTATACAACAAGCTAAAAGCTCTTAAAGGGACTTTAAAGGAGAAAATTGATATCTGATGACGAA encodes:
- the LOC115991981 gene encoding inositol oxygenase 1-like translates to MTILIEQPEFGVEAEETKVPVDEKELVLDGGFVVPQINSFGHTFRDYDAESERRQGVENFYHTNHIHQTYDFVKKMREQYGKLDRVEMSIWECCELLNEVVDESDPDLDEPQIEHLLQTAEAIRRDYPDEDWLHLTGLIHDLGKVLLLPSFGELPQWAVVGDTFPVGCAYDESIVHHKYFKENPDHYNPAYNTKYGVYSEGCGLNNVMMSWGHDDYMYLVAKENKTTLPSAGLFVIRYHSFYALHRSGAYKHLMNEEDVENLKWLQIFNKYDLYSKSKVRIDVEKVKPYYISLIEKYFPVKLKW